A single window of Ammospiza caudacuta isolate bAmmCau1 chromosome Z, bAmmCau1.pri, whole genome shotgun sequence DNA harbors:
- the LOC131571673 gene encoding serine/threonine-protein kinase PAK 3-like, whose product MIGQVCAAVCTIFSVVYSGYYLTQLTRHLTRGWRQACPLGTTAGSAAPLAASVIEEEDEEEQRKMKPSAAVPSQPELAEPRKTRSAIQPGAAGPAWPAAASSSPAAGTSCSSAAQQPEMREEQGLKTLRSIVSPGRPTGKYTAFEELGRGGFGAVYKALDTSSGQQVAIKIMSLEEEMSEELAANEILAMRDNRSPNIVTYLDSYLVDAELWLAMEFMDGGTLFDVLRAVYLEEGQIGAVCRECLQGLHFLHSRQVIHRDIKSCNVLVGTDGSVKLGDFGLCAQLSPEHSKRSSSVGTPSWMAPEVVRGEAYGPKVDIWSLGIMGLEMVEGEAPYQREARLRVFELLERNGPPKLQNPRHHSALLRDFLRCCLQADEDRRWSAQELLQHPFVTSGDPASSLAALIISAKQVQEDWRGDTCA is encoded by the exons atgaTTGGGCAAGTCTGTGCCGCCGTTTGCACCATCTTTTCTGTTGTCTATTCTGGCTACTACCTGACCCAGCTGACTC gtcacctgACACGCGGATGGAGACAAGCCTGTCCTTTG ggcacaacagcagggtcagcagctcctctggctgcctctgtcattgaggaagaggatgaagaggagcaaaggaagatgaagcCTTCAGCCGCTGTCCCTTCACAGCCTGAACTTGCAGAGCCA CGCAAGACACGCTCTGCCATTCAACCTGGTGCCGCCGGACCagcatggcctgcagcagccagctcaagccccgctgccggcacttcctgcagcagcgcagcccagcagcccgagatgagggaggagcagggcctgaagaCACTGA ggagCATCGTGAGTCCGGGCCGGCCAACGGGCAAATACACGGCATTTGAGGAACTCGGGCGAGG agggtttggagctgtttataaAGCCCTTGACACCAGCAGCGGACAACAG GTGGCAATCAAGATCATGTCACTCGAGGAGGAGATGTccgaggagctggctgccaatGAAATCCTGGCCATGAGGGACAACAGGAGTCCCAATATCGTTACCTACTTAGACAG ctacctggtGGATgcggagctctggctggccatgGAGTTCATGGACGGCGGCACCTTGTTtgatgtgctgagggcagtgtacctggaggaaggacagatagGCGCTGTCTGTCGGGAG tgcctgcaaggactgcatttccttcattcccgccaagtcatccacagagacatcaaaagTTGCAACGTCCTGGTGGGCACGGACGGATCCGTCAAGTTGG gtgactttggcctctgtgctcagctcagccctgagcacagcaagcgcagctccagcgtcggcactcccagctggatggcaccggaggtggtgagaggagaagcctacggccccaaagtggacatctggtccctggggatcatggggctggaaatggtggaaggggaagctcCTTACCAGCGGGAAGCCCGTCTCCGG GTTTTTGAACTGCTAGAAAGGAACgggcccccaaaactgcagaacccCAGGCACCACTCGGCTCTCCTGCGCGACTTCctccgctgctgcctgcaggcagatgaggacaggcgctggtctgcccaggagctcctacag catcccTTCGTGACCTCAGGCgatcctgcctccagcctggctgctctgatcatCTCAGCCAAGCAAGTGCAGGAAGACTGGAGAGGAGACACCTGCGCCTGA
- the LOC131571674 gene encoding serine/threonine-protein kinase PAK 3-like, translating to MIGQVCAAVCTIFSVVYSGYYLTQLTRHLTRGWRQACPLGTTAGSAAPLAASVIEEEDEEEQRKMKPSAAVPSQPELAEPRKTRSAIQPGAAGPAWPAAASSSPAAGTSCSSAAQQPEMREEQGLKTLRSIVSPGRPTGKYTAFEELGRGGFGAVYKALDTSSGQQVAIKIMSLEEEMSEELAANEILAMRDNRSPNIVTYLDSYLVDAELWLAMEFMDGGTLFDVLRAVYLEEGQIGAVCRECLQGLHFLHSRQVIHRDIKSCNVLVGTDGSVKLDDFGLCAQLSPEHSKRSSSVGTPSWMAPEVVRGEAYGPKVDIWSLGIMGLEMVEGEAPYQREARLRVFELLERNGPPKLQNPRHHSALLRDFLRCCLQADEDRRWSAQELLQHPFVTSGDPASSLAALIISAKQVQEDWRGDTCA from the exons atgaTTGGGCAAGTCTGTGCCGCCGTTTGCACCATCTTTTCTGTTGTCTATTCTGGCTACTACCTGACCCAGCTGACTC gtcacctgACACGCGGATGGAGACAAGCCTGTCCTTTG ggcacaacagcagggtcagcagctcctctggctgcctctgtcattgaggaagaggatgaagaggagcaaaggaagatgaaacCTTCAGCCGCTGTCCCTTCACAGCCTGAACTTGCAGAGCCA CGCAAGACACGCTCTGCCATTCAACCTGGTGCCGCCGGACCagcatggcctgcagcagccagctcaagccccgctgccggcacttcctgcagcagcgcagcccagcagcccgagatgagggaggagcagggcctgaagaCACTGA ggagCATCGTGAGTCCGGGCCGGCCAACGGGCAAATACACGGCATTTGAGGAACTCGGGCGAGG agggtttggagctgtttataaAGCCCTTGACACCAGCAGCGGACAACAG GTGGCAATCAAGATCATGTCACTCGAGGAGGAGATGTccgaggagctggctgccaatGAAATCCTGGCCATGAGGGACAACAGGAGTCCCAATATCGTTACCTACTTAGACAG ctacctggtGGATgcggagctctggctggccatgGAGTTCATGGACGGCGGCACCTTGTTtgatgtgctgagggcagtgtacctggaggaaggacagatagGCGCTGTCTGTCGGGAG tgcctgcaaggactgcatttccttcattcccgccaagtcatccacagagacatcaaaagTTGCAACGTCCTGGTGGGCACGGACGGATCCGTCAAGTTGG atgactttggcctctgtgctcagctcagccctgagcacagcaagcgcagctccagcgtcggcactcccagctggatggcaccggaggtggtgagaggagaagcctacggccccaaagtggacatctggtccctggggatcatggggctggaaatggtggaaggggaagctcCTTACCAGCGGGAAGCCCGTCTCCGG GTTTTTGAACTGCTAGAAAGGAACgggcccccaaaactgcagaacccCAGGCACCACTCGGCTCTCCTGCGCGACTTCctccgctgctgcctgcaggcagatgaggacaggcgctggtctgcccaggagctcctacag catcccTTCGTGACCTCAGGCgatcctgcctccagcctggctgctctgatcatCTCAGCCAAGCAAGTGCAGGAAGACTGGAGAGGAGACACCTGCGCCTGA